A stretch of the Polyangiaceae bacterium genome encodes the following:
- a CDS encoding serine/threonine protein kinase — MTELSVGMEVTPSIRLKRRLGAGGMGSVWVAEHAALKTEVVVKFLADRLVEDPVSQARFAREASAAAQVKSPHVVQMLDHGILPAGHPYIVMELLEGRDLAQEIRQRALSPAEVAHIVEHVALALARAHTRGIVHRDIKPNNIFLCDVGTPLPFVKLLDFGIAREGDQNLTSTGQLVGTPAFMSPEQLSGQPVGASSDLWSLAMVALKALTGKNPYERPTIPETMGAVVNGDLPVPSALSPGLPPAVDAWFARACARDPGRRFSSANELSEGLWAAIGLPKAVASSPNASSGPVLPPAATTVSITPFEPITEGTLRSTVNGRASRSSLPAPAARPSGGAWVALGGVAALVAIAGLSVAWSASSTAVESRLGRALPGVAAGSAELWSRLRLATPPAESSAAPAAPSAAPKPTPKRVRPSRGAAKEDDDLGF; from the coding sequence GTGACCGAGCTCAGCGTGGGGATGGAGGTCACTCCGTCGATTCGTCTCAAGCGCCGCCTGGGGGCCGGCGGGATGGGCTCGGTCTGGGTCGCCGAACACGCCGCGCTGAAGACGGAGGTCGTGGTGAAGTTCCTGGCCGACCGCTTGGTCGAAGACCCCGTGAGCCAGGCGCGGTTCGCCAGGGAGGCCTCCGCTGCGGCGCAGGTGAAGAGCCCGCACGTGGTGCAGATGCTCGATCACGGCATCTTGCCGGCGGGCCACCCCTACATCGTGATGGAGCTGCTCGAGGGGCGGGACCTCGCGCAGGAGATCCGGCAGCGTGCGCTGTCTCCGGCGGAGGTCGCGCACATCGTGGAGCACGTGGCGCTGGCGCTGGCCCGCGCGCACACGCGGGGCATCGTTCACCGCGACATCAAGCCCAACAACATCTTCTTGTGCGACGTAGGGACGCCGCTGCCATTCGTGAAGCTGCTCGATTTCGGCATCGCGCGCGAAGGCGACCAAAACCTCACCTCGACGGGGCAGTTGGTCGGGACGCCCGCGTTCATGAGCCCCGAGCAGCTTTCGGGGCAGCCGGTAGGAGCATCGAGCGACTTGTGGTCGCTGGCCATGGTCGCGCTCAAGGCCTTGACCGGCAAAAACCCGTACGAACGCCCTACCATCCCGGAGACGATGGGCGCCGTCGTGAACGGAGACCTGCCCGTGCCTTCGGCGCTCTCGCCCGGGCTACCGCCCGCGGTGGACGCCTGGTTCGCTCGGGCCTGCGCGCGCGACCCCGGACGGCGGTTTTCCAGCGCGAACGAGCTGTCCGAAGGATTGTGGGCAGCAATCGGCCTGCCCAAGGCGGTGGCTTCTTCACCGAACGCCAGCTCCGGTCCCGTGCTGCCGCCGGCGGCGACCACGGTTTCAATCACGCCGTTCGAGCCGATCACCGAGGGAACGTTGAGGTCCACGGTGAACGGGCGGGCGTCACGGAGCAGCCTGCCCGCTCCGGCTGCGCGACCGTCGGGGGGCGCTTGGGTGGCGCTCGGCGGGGTTGCGGCGTTGGTCGCGATTGCGGGGCTGTCGGTGGCGTGGAGCGCTTCTTCGACGGCTGTGGAGTCGCGGCTGGGTCGCGCGCTGCCGGGCGTCGCTGCCGGAAGCGCCGAGCTGTGGTCACGGCTCCGCCTGGCGACCCCGCCGGCCGAGTCGAGCGCCGCACCCGCCGCGCCCTCCGCGGCGCCCAAGCCGACCCCAAAGCGGGTCCGCCCGAGTCGAGGCGCGGCGAAGGAGGACGATGACCTCGGCTTCTAG
- a CDS encoding pyridoxal phosphate-dependent aminotransferase, whose amino-acid sequence MLGRAWLPLSHTQEMSVFSKRSAFDRQPNAMARAVERARARGQKLIDLTVSNPTTAGLPYEEDRILAALRAPAALRYEPASFGLDAARDAVATELGRDGVELARERILLTASTSEAYAFAFQLLCDPGDAVLVPAPSYPLLEHLAALSSVRLVPYRLAYDGAWHLDLDSLRRAAVPGVRAVFVVSPNNPTGSYLKRNELHAIAELGLPVVSDEVFARYPLTEDPQRIRSALDGQGTLVLALGGLSKLAALPQLKLGWMLLGGPEHAVDEALGRLELIADSYLSVAAPVQHALPELFAATRSTVEAIRVRTRENLARIRAELSESPVSVLHVEGGWYAVLRLPQVKSEEAWGTELVEQAGVLVQPGWFFDFPGEPYAVVSLLTPSDQLGVGVRRLGEHCTSVLRL is encoded by the coding sequence ATGCTCGGGCGCGCCTGGCTGCCATTGAGCCACACCCAGGAAATGAGCGTGTTCTCCAAGCGCAGCGCCTTCGATCGTCAGCCGAACGCCATGGCTCGGGCCGTCGAACGCGCGCGAGCGCGGGGCCAGAAGCTCATCGACCTGACCGTGTCCAACCCGACCACTGCGGGGCTGCCCTACGAAGAAGACAGGATCCTGGCGGCGCTCCGGGCGCCGGCCGCGCTCCGCTACGAGCCCGCCTCGTTCGGCCTCGACGCCGCGCGCGACGCAGTGGCCACGGAGCTCGGGCGCGACGGCGTCGAGCTAGCGCGCGAGCGAATTCTGCTCACCGCCAGCACCAGCGAGGCCTACGCCTTCGCGTTCCAGCTCCTGTGCGATCCAGGTGACGCGGTGCTGGTCCCCGCGCCGAGCTACCCGCTGCTCGAGCACCTGGCCGCGCTGTCGAGCGTGCGCCTGGTGCCCTACCGCCTGGCATATGACGGCGCATGGCACTTGGATCTGGACTCGCTCCGGCGGGCAGCCGTACCCGGGGTGCGAGCCGTGTTCGTGGTGAGCCCCAACAATCCCACCGGCTCCTATCTGAAGCGGAACGAGCTCCACGCCATCGCCGAGCTCGGCCTGCCCGTGGTGAGCGACGAAGTGTTCGCGCGATACCCGCTGACTGAGGACCCGCAGCGGATCCGGAGCGCGCTCGACGGCCAGGGCACTCTGGTGCTCGCGCTCGGTGGTCTGTCGAAGCTCGCGGCCTTGCCGCAGCTCAAGCTCGGCTGGATGCTGCTCGGAGGCCCCGAGCACGCCGTGGACGAAGCGCTCGGCCGACTCGAGCTGATCGCGGATTCGTACCTGTCGGTCGCCGCGCCGGTGCAGCACGCCCTGCCGGAGCTCTTCGCCGCCACGCGGAGCACCGTGGAAGCGATCCGTGTTCGCACGCGTGAAAACCTCGCGCGGATCCGAGCCGAGCTCTCGGAGAGCCCCGTGAGCGTGCTCCACGTCGAAGGGGGCTGGTATGCGGTGCTGCGGCTGCCGCAGGTGAAGAGCGAGGAGGCCTGGGGGACGGAGCTCGTCGAGCAGGCGGGTGTCCTGGTGCAACCCGGCTGGTTCTTCGACTTCCCGGGCGAACCCTACGCCGTCGTCAGCTTGCTCACGCCGAGCGACCAGCTCGGCGTCGGGGTGCGGCGCCTCGGAGAGCACTGTACGTCCGTCCTCCGGCTCTGA
- a CDS encoding nuclear transport factor 2 family protein: MATDEAEVLAANAAFYSAFRDRDVERMLELWASDHAVVCIHPGWQILRGHAQVTASWRAILGNPEAPAVQQRNAQALVIGETAIVTCTEELPGVELSATNVFARESGVWKLVHHQAGPARARSEPDFDPELLN, translated from the coding sequence GTGGCGACCGACGAAGCGGAGGTCTTGGCAGCGAACGCGGCCTTCTACTCCGCGTTCCGGGACCGCGACGTCGAGCGCATGCTCGAGCTCTGGGCGAGCGATCACGCCGTGGTCTGCATTCACCCGGGCTGGCAGATCTTACGCGGGCACGCGCAGGTGACGGCGAGCTGGCGGGCCATCCTGGGGAATCCCGAAGCGCCGGCGGTCCAGCAGCGAAACGCCCAGGCGCTGGTGATCGGAGAGACGGCCATCGTCACCTGCACCGAGGAGCTCCCCGGCGTGGAGCTCAGCGCGACCAACGTGTTCGCGCGTGAAAGCGGGGTGTGGAAGCTGGTCCACCACCAGGCGGGCCCGGCCCGCGCGCGTTCTGAGCCGGACTTCGACCCGGAGCTCTTGAACTAG
- a CDS encoding serine/threonine protein kinase — MKPEQTPDLASGTSVGQYTIKRRIGSGGMGEVYEAVHTGLGKRVAIKTLRRAYAENDTVVTRFLREGQLASRIRHPHIVDATDVGVIDGLPCLVMEYLDGESLHSFLRREGALDLSRLVDLMLPVLAAVEAAHAQGVIHRDLKPANIFLAQGWNGQMTPKVLDFGISKVVQETAPSDLTTDSTFLGSPHYVSPELARGDRNLDGRADQYSLGVILYEGATGVRPFAKKADTFMGLMYAIAQGDFDAPHVHRPGLPSDFERVILRAMARQKNDRFPSVGALGRALLPFASPRTRTIWEPQFGTMSAPKNQDVTVPDLPRTPYEETGGTLGQSASALGTGALPGGRPLGLAWWSLASVTALLFGLGLTFGATRLVSYSKNLESSSDEGEVVEGVGASAGSYTVSVKVTPVDASIELDGRQIGSGGFTSTFKADGKRHTLRVTAAGHETRTFEFDATSPPPTSIALTELAPKVEPQKPAKGTLRPQPGPPKPAPSAAPPKGTGLKTDNVDPWDDK, encoded by the coding sequence ATGAAGCCCGAGCAGACCCCCGATCTGGCCAGCGGTACCTCCGTCGGCCAGTACACCATCAAGCGGCGCATCGGCTCCGGCGGGATGGGGGAGGTCTACGAGGCGGTCCACACCGGGCTCGGCAAGCGCGTCGCCATCAAGACGCTGCGCCGCGCCTACGCGGAGAACGACACGGTCGTGACCCGCTTCCTGCGCGAGGGCCAGCTCGCGTCGCGCATCCGCCACCCGCACATCGTGGACGCGACCGACGTCGGCGTGATCGACGGGCTCCCGTGCCTGGTGATGGAGTACCTGGACGGCGAGTCGCTGCACTCGTTCCTCCGCCGCGAGGGCGCCCTCGACCTGTCGCGACTGGTGGACCTGATGCTACCGGTGCTCGCCGCCGTCGAGGCGGCCCACGCGCAAGGCGTGATCCACCGGGATCTGAAGCCCGCGAACATCTTCCTCGCCCAGGGCTGGAACGGCCAGATGACTCCGAAGGTGCTCGACTTCGGCATCTCGAAGGTGGTGCAGGAGACGGCACCCTCGGACCTGACCACCGACTCCACGTTCCTGGGATCACCCCACTACGTCTCACCGGAGCTCGCGCGCGGCGATCGCAACCTGGACGGTCGCGCGGACCAATACTCGCTCGGAGTGATCCTGTACGAAGGTGCGACCGGCGTGCGCCCGTTCGCCAAGAAGGCCGACACCTTCATGGGCCTCATGTACGCCATTGCGCAGGGCGACTTCGACGCGCCGCACGTACACCGCCCCGGGCTGCCTTCGGACTTCGAGCGGGTGATCCTCCGGGCCATGGCGCGCCAGAAGAACGATCGCTTCCCGAGCGTGGGAGCGCTCGGTCGCGCGCTCCTGCCGTTCGCGAGCCCGCGCACGCGCACCATCTGGGAGCCGCAGTTCGGCACGATGTCGGCCCCGAAGAACCAGGACGTGACGGTCCCGGATCTGCCGCGAACGCCCTACGAAGAGACGGGCGGCACGCTCGGCCAGAGCGCCAGCGCGCTCGGCACCGGCGCGCTCCCGGGTGGGCGCCCGCTGGGGCTGGCCTGGTGGTCCTTGGCGAGCGTGACGGCGTTGCTGTTCGGTCTCGGTCTCACCTTCGGGGCGACCCGACTGGTCAGCTACTCCAAGAACCTCGAGTCCTCCAGCGACGAGGGCGAGGTCGTCGAGGGCGTCGGCGCATCGGCCGGCAGCTACACGGTGAGCGTCAAGGTCACGCCCGTGGACGCCAGCATCGAGCTCGACGGGCGCCAGATCGGGAGCGGCGGCTTCACCAGCACCTTCAAGGCGGACGGCAAGCGCCACACGCTGCGCGTCACCGCGGCGGGACACGAGACGCGAACCTTCGAGTTCGACGCGACCTCGCCGCCGCCCACCAGCATCGCGTTGACCGAGCTCGCACCGAAGGTGGAGCCGCAGAAGCCCGCAAAGGGCACGCTGCGTCCCCAGCCTGGCCCGCCCAAACCGGCGCCCAGCGCGGCTCCGCCGAAGGGCACCGGGCTCAAGACGGACAACGTCGATCCCTGGGACGACAAGTGA
- a CDS encoding tetratricopeptide repeat protein, with the protein MKRLLVALLAAHLLCSAGPAVAKPDQPSAADDAKARSLFKQGDAAYAEGRYEDALGAFEEAYRLSHRPRLMFNIGNALERLGKLSEAADALEKYLPHAKPTERDVLSKRVQNLRKRAAPTSKVVLEEEEEEPERKPEREPKQTAPAEAAPRARPVEPRAADSGGETTLGYVLLGAGGVAMGAGAVFGLMALSARKDVDAGCKQSAGQTLCDASARDAVDRDQRYSLFADLGLGLGLVAAGAGTYFLLTAPSAKEQKPGVAAGFALQPSGGTLRVHGEF; encoded by the coding sequence GTGAAGCGCCTGCTCGTCGCTCTGCTCGCCGCTCACCTGCTGTGCTCAGCGGGGCCCGCCGTCGCCAAGCCCGACCAGCCCAGTGCCGCCGACGACGCGAAGGCGCGGAGCTTGTTCAAGCAGGGAGATGCGGCCTACGCCGAGGGCCGCTACGAAGACGCGCTCGGCGCCTTCGAGGAGGCGTATCGACTGAGCCACCGACCCCGGCTGATGTTCAACATCGGCAACGCCCTCGAGCGCCTGGGCAAGCTCTCCGAGGCCGCCGACGCGCTGGAGAAGTACCTGCCGCACGCCAAGCCGACCGAGCGCGACGTGCTCTCGAAGCGGGTCCAGAACTTGAGGAAACGCGCCGCGCCAACCTCCAAGGTGGTGCTCGAGGAAGAAGAGGAGGAGCCCGAGCGGAAGCCCGAGCGCGAGCCGAAGCAGACCGCGCCAGCCGAGGCGGCGCCGCGCGCGCGCCCCGTGGAGCCGCGCGCGGCCGACTCGGGCGGCGAGACGACGCTCGGCTACGTCCTGCTCGGCGCCGGCGGAGTGGCGATGGGCGCGGGTGCGGTGTTCGGGCTGATGGCGCTCTCGGCGCGCAAAGACGTGGATGCCGGGTGCAAGCAGTCCGCCGGGCAGACCTTGTGCGACGCCTCCGCGCGTGACGCGGTGGATCGCGATCAGCGCTACTCGCTCTTCGCCGATCTGGGGCTGGGGCTGGGCCTGGTGGCTGCGGGAGCCGGTACCTACTTTCTGCTGACCGCGCCTTCAGCGAAGGAGCAGAAGCCTGGCGTCGCCGCTGGCTTTGCGCTCCAACCAAGCGGGGGGACGCTGCGTGTCCATGGTGAGTTCTGA
- a CDS encoding ABC transporter substrate-binding protein — MVSSERAARALVLTGLALASCSLSRPEITACSSSARCRAVFGPGSVCNTDGYCEKAPPNPRCAATFPEDILTRPQNYPGAVLIGSLMDRSVTTHLARESALRLAITQVREVGGLQGRAFGVVLCDISQNAQFDSLDRTQAAVQSARYLADAIGVPAIVGPSASTDTVEVYLALAGKDVLLISPSATSPSLSGLDGKNPTDETPGRLWRTAPPDTLQGDAIAIYLQQQGVTSVVLVHEAGAYGEGLTAVFEKAFSSIGGQTASSSFSNTSERDARVVAAGKSPAPWVLFFSSQTADAAAFLNVAVSTAGYEQKKLFLTDSAANADLLAKASGAAALFPRVRGSRFAVPAGPVYEQFRASFKAAFQAEANDFSYVAHAYDAAWLTFYGAARSSGQEGIVHGLGIARGLRRLSLGEPVDIVPSTWGDIAKELTLGGSVDVTGASGALDYDPLSEETEGPVDIWRITSLGGGFEVEQTLVP; from the coding sequence ATGGTGAGTTCTGAGCGAGCCGCGCGAGCGCTGGTGCTCACCGGGCTCGCCCTCGCGAGCTGCTCGCTGTCGCGACCCGAGATCACGGCTTGCTCCAGCAGCGCGCGTTGCCGCGCCGTCTTCGGCCCGGGCTCGGTGTGCAACACCGACGGATACTGCGAGAAGGCGCCGCCCAACCCGCGTTGTGCCGCCACCTTCCCCGAAGACATTCTGACCCGCCCGCAGAACTACCCGGGCGCGGTGCTGATCGGCAGCCTGATGGACCGCTCGGTGACCACGCACCTGGCGCGCGAGAGCGCCCTACGCCTCGCCATCACCCAGGTCCGCGAGGTCGGCGGCCTGCAAGGGCGAGCCTTCGGCGTGGTGCTGTGCGACATCTCCCAGAACGCGCAGTTCGACTCGTTGGACCGCACCCAGGCCGCGGTCCAGAGCGCCCGCTACCTGGCCGACGCCATCGGCGTCCCGGCCATCGTCGGCCCGAGCGCTTCGACCGACACCGTCGAGGTGTACCTGGCCTTGGCGGGCAAGGACGTGCTCCTGATCTCGCCCTCCGCCACCAGCCCGAGCTTGAGCGGCCTCGACGGCAAGAACCCGACCGACGAGACGCCGGGCCGGCTCTGGCGCACGGCTCCGCCCGACACGCTTCAGGGCGACGCCATCGCCATCTATCTCCAGCAGCAAGGCGTCACGTCCGTGGTGCTGGTTCACGAAGCAGGCGCCTACGGCGAGGGCCTGACCGCCGTGTTCGAGAAGGCGTTCTCCAGCATCGGCGGCCAGACCGCCAGCTCGAGCTTCTCGAACACCTCCGAGCGCGACGCCAGGGTGGTCGCGGCCGGCAAGAGCCCGGCGCCGTGGGTGCTGTTCTTCTCGTCGCAGACCGCGGACGCGGCCGCCTTCTTGAACGTCGCGGTGTCCACCGCCGGCTACGAGCAGAAGAAGCTCTTCCTGACCGACAGCGCCGCCAACGCAGACCTCCTGGCCAAAGCCAGCGGCGCCGCCGCGCTCTTCCCGCGTGTACGAGGCAGTCGCTTCGCGGTGCCCGCCGGCCCGGTGTACGAGCAGTTTCGCGCCAGCTTCAAGGCGGCGTTCCAGGCCGAGGCCAACGACTTCTCCTACGTCGCTCACGCCTACGACGCAGCCTGGCTCACGTTCTACGGCGCCGCGCGCTCGAGCGGCCAGGAGGGCATCGTGCACGGTCTCGGCATCGCGCGCGGCCTCCGGCGGCTCTCCCTGGGCGAGCCGGTGGACATCGTGCCTTCGACCTGGGGCGACATCGCCAAGGAGCTCACCCTGGGCGGAAGCGTGGACGTGACGGGGGCCTCCGGCGCGCTCGACTACGATCCGCTCAGCGAAGAGACCGAAGGGCCCGTGGACATCTGGCGGATCACCTCGCTCGGCGGCGGTTTCGAGGTGGAGCAGACACTCGTGCCGTAA
- a CDS encoding TerB family tellurite resistance protein → MLEALSREDRLLLLKFVCAQAWTDLQIHEGERRFVERLIQRLELDASERAQVEQWLHVAPAPGEVDPALVPEAHRRAFVEAVRAVMYADGQVEAEEREQLERLKSALGA, encoded by the coding sequence ATGCTCGAAGCCCTGTCGCGTGAAGATCGGCTGCTCTTGCTCAAGTTCGTCTGCGCCCAAGCCTGGACCGATCTCCAGATTCATGAAGGCGAGCGACGCTTCGTGGAGCGCCTGATCCAGCGCCTGGAGCTCGACGCGAGCGAGCGGGCCCAGGTCGAGCAGTGGCTGCACGTCGCGCCCGCGCCGGGTGAGGTGGATCCCGCGTTGGTCCCGGAGGCGCACCGGCGCGCGTTCGTCGAGGCGGTGCGCGCCGTGATGTACGCCGACGGTCAGGTCGAAGCCGAAGAGCGCGAGCAGCTCGAGCGCCTGAAGTCCGCGCTCGGGGCCTGA
- a CDS encoding DUF3575 domain-containing protein, with protein MMRARSVLIGTAVALATAVAFAQGSSGALPPVEEQPPPPTGAQPPVTPPAEPGPPPSATAPPPAQPPPPAAQPYPPGAYPAYPPGYAYPLPPKPEPEPVRSVSVTLSPIHLLLPIFELTVEARVVDHFGLALLGGFGSVTAENNLGESEKFSAYEVGGQALWYPMKPFHGLHVGAEVLYLKVESDDMNDGRVSGTGTGLAVGPLIGYKVLTSGGFTFVAQGGVEYVAIQAEANDQAGNSAQEDESRWIPLLNLNLGFSF; from the coding sequence ATGATGCGGGCCAGGAGCGTTCTGATTGGCACGGCCGTCGCGCTCGCGACGGCCGTCGCGTTTGCGCAGGGCTCGAGCGGCGCGCTGCCCCCGGTGGAGGAGCAACCGCCGCCGCCAACGGGCGCACAGCCGCCGGTGACGCCGCCCGCGGAGCCGGGCCCGCCGCCGTCCGCCACGGCCCCGCCGCCTGCCCAGCCACCGCCGCCTGCCGCGCAGCCGTATCCGCCCGGTGCCTACCCCGCGTACCCGCCGGGCTACGCGTATCCGCTGCCGCCGAAGCCCGAGCCGGAGCCGGTGCGCAGCGTGTCGGTCACCCTCTCGCCCATCCACCTGCTCCTGCCCATCTTCGAGCTGACGGTGGAGGCGCGCGTCGTGGATCACTTCGGGCTCGCACTGCTCGGCGGCTTTGGCTCGGTGACGGCGGAGAACAACCTGGGCGAGAGCGAGAAGTTCTCGGCTTACGAGGTCGGGGGGCAGGCGCTGTGGTACCCGATGAAGCCGTTCCACGGCCTGCACGTCGGGGCCGAGGTGCTCTACCTGAAGGTCGAGTCGGACGACATGAACGACGGTCGGGTCAGCGGTACGGGCACCGGGCTCGCGGTGGGTCCGCTCATCGGCTACAAAGTACTGACCAGCGGCGGGTTCACCTTCGTCGCGCAGGGCGGCGTCGAATACGTCGCCATCCAGGCGGAGGCGAACGACCAGGCCGGCAACTCCGCCCAGGAGGACGAGAGCCGCTGGATCCCGCTGCTCAACCTGAACCTCGGGTTCTCGTTCTGA